The Mobula hypostoma chromosome 16, sMobHyp1.1, whole genome shotgun sequence DNA window TTGCTCATACTCTTTCATCTCTCTTAATCTGGTTGCTTCTGAGAAGCCGGTCATAAAGGAGCACAGCTAAACCACTTTAAGACTCAGTGGTCAAATGCATCACTTGCTCGAGCTTGTAAGATCATATTGGTTTAATAAAGACGTCTCAAAATAAAGCAGTAAAATCAATTTTGTCATGACACGAAACCTTCTCTCACCTGGTTCAATAAATCCAGCCAGACAGGAAAACATTCCTGGGGGGTATCGTCTCTGTCTTCCCAGAAGGCAATTATTACCATCAGGATGAATGACCAGCATTATTACCACTGGATCTACAGGGCATAAAAATACTCTTCTGCTATTATAAAATGTCTGCACACCTTGAAAGAAAATAACGCTTTTTAAGAATGTCCATATTGAAGTTGTACATTAAAAGCACTAGCGAGCAGGTGTACTGGTCAGCCGTTATTTCATTACTTGAAATGAGTGAACATTTAGTCCAAGTAATTGAAATACATGCACTGGTATCTGTATACCAAACTTACACCAATATTCAAACACAGGGAAAGATGGTAGCATCTTTTGAATGTGTTTTTAAAACAGAAGTGCCACATGCCATGAATAATTCAAATGGTCTGCAAAGTTTCTCAACCATTATTTGAAACTGCTTAGAATCTTGGAGGAGCTCATTTTTTTGGTCCTTACTCAAATCgccctttagccagaggtgggGTTGTGGAGGAAGATACCAAGGTGCCCTtttattttactttgacttttatttatttagagactcaccatggtaacaggccctcctGGCTCATCaagcctgtgccacccaattacacctatgtgaccaattaatctaccttcccatacatctttggactgcgggagaaaAGCTGAGCACCTCACTGTCACCTCAAGAATGCACAAACTTCTCACAGGCAGCTCCGGAAAATGAATCCGAGTCATGGGCGCTGTAACAGTGGTACACTAACCGTTACGCTTTCATGCCTCCCAATTGTCTGCCACATTCTTTAGTTAACGTAGATAATGTACAGAAGTTTGCTTTATCCTTTTTCTGGCCCAATATTTTTCTGTTAAAGAAAACAgtttttatttttggttttggTATCATGCTACGTGCAGACTATTTGGCAAACTTGTCTATGTGACAGACGCTTCAGTGATTACTAATAGATGTCAAATAGTGCTACAAGTCTAATCCTTTCTTGATTTTCACAGATCAAATTGGGAATCAGAGTATAGAGATATGTGTATCTACATATTCCTATTTACTGCTTTTGATATGCTAAGCACAAGCTGTATATAATGCTAAAACTCAAattgtatttccagaattttaaaaaagtacaagATTAAAAGTATTTTATTAGTCATAAATGTCTTAAGTAAATTTAAAATTGCTTCCTGCTTCCTTTTGTGTAGTATTTCCATTTTCTGCATTAGGCCTCATCAGCAGCCTATGTGACCATTCCTCATCCTTCGGTAATCTCAGCGCCTGGATAGAGATGTATCACAGAAGCATGTAGTTCCTACCTCTCTGTACCAATGTATGTTAACAATCAGATACCACGGATGCCAGTCAGAACATGCCGCAAATCATAAAGTTTTCCAGGCATTTTTTGTTAAGTGGAAAATATAACATATGGACAGATGCAAATAGACTTTTATATCAAAGGATTTAATTAAACCTTTTTGGAGAAAAAATATATACCACTATCTTTAAGTAAGCGTGGTGATGCTCTGTTGTGTTTAAAATAGAACAATGAACATAAAAATAACATTCTAATTATCTTCCATTGTGACAGTTTTGTCATGAATTTAATCGCAAATCAAATCCTCATTATCTGAGAAATATTGTGCAAGATTGGAATCACAGCACAAAAGAAAAATGAGTATTTTCACTGTGAAGGTATGACATTCTAAAACTCCAGAATATTGTTTCAATCTTCCTGTACCATGACTTCCtaaactaaattttaaaaaaaacagaaacaattgaAGTTGCTAGAATTCTGTAAATTCATATTCACTGTGATTTCACTGTGATATGCTGTGCAACTATTCTTTCAGAAGAGGGGATATAATTTGAACACAGATTATTTGCTTTCATGGAGTATTGCTCTCAGTTTGGAAGCATCACAAAATATTATTTAAAGCCCCTCACTCTCCTCGTTCATGACTATCAGTGAAGAGGATAAACATCATTGCTCCCACCTAATTTCCGTGCATCAAAAACATATTATTTGCTCCTCGGAGAATTCCTCACAGTTCTGGATTGTGCAACTGATTGTTCATTGAATGCTGACTGCTTTGCTACCAGCCTTTCCAACAATCATGCAAGTGATGTTCTTGGCTCCTATTCACTCTCTGAAGTTTTGCCAACATTGGGTTCAATGGgtatgagagagaaaaaaaatccccaGGCCTTAGCAAGCACAAACTTTCCAAGTGATCTCTCAAAATTAACCAATTTTTTCTGCTAGGTTTTATAACAAGCAATAACATTTAAACAAATATTCAGAACAAAGATCTTATTCTTCATATCTTCTCCTTACCTACACGTGGATAGGAGGTGTTTTGAATTCCTTGTAGACTTGGACAGTTTTCCTTTAAGCATACCCTCTTGTACCCGCCCTCTGTAACTTTTGTATCGCTTCCACAGGTAGGGCAGAACCTGTATCTATTGTGCCAGTCAAGGACAGACCTGGCCTGTGCAACCACACCTGAATGCAAAACAAAACGGCTGGTTTAAACCTAAATAAAATTTGCACACAACActaaatgctgcagatgctggaaatctgaaagaaaccgaaaatgccaagaaaaaaaactcagcaggtcaagcagcttccAGGGAGAGAAAAATCACAGATTGATGTTTTTGACATTTCTTCATTCATATCCCAATGATTTTACTGGGCTGATGAAGGGAACAGAAAATGGGAACTGGAGATATGAAAGAAGCTATGGTTGAGGGAAGGGAAAATGCTTAAGTCAATGAAATGGTAAATCATCTCCCTGCTGTCTATCATTACATTTTAGAGCCACTGAGGCTTTTTCTGCATCGTTGGATTTTCtcagcattcccctctctccgCTGTACACATCTCTTGCCCTGTATTGTTGCTTCCTGCAACAACATTCTGTTGGTTTAATCACGCCCTTGAACCAATCGCtaactttttttcccctctgttttCCTTCCTTTGTCCATTTTCTCAGTCCATGGACCTTTACCTGTTATCAGTAACATCTCCAGTTCAGATAACAGTCAACAACTATTAACCCCAGGCTTCCCTACACAAACTACCCTTCaatcaccaggctcctgaaccatcacAGGTAtatcttcactcatctcaacattggccgcggaatcagttcagtgttgcgaccgtagaacaaagaaacacaatagaagcaatgaaaaactacacacaaacaaaggcggacaaacatccaatgtgcaaatccaaaaaaataataaataaataaataatgttgagaacatgtTCTCAACAtatgtacttctttgttctgcagtgaatgcctgtaagaaaattaatttcagggtagtatatggtgacatatatgtactttgacaataaatttaatttgaattgtGAACTTTGAACATATACGTACTTAGTAATaactttactttaaactttgagtaACATGACAAAGGCTAAGCTAAAGGCACTGTAAATGCAGAAATCAGAAACTGTGGCAATAGTCTTCATTGAGTATAGATCAGCATTTGACAGATTTGGAAATGGCACTTACACTAACTgcttaaaaagaaataaaaatggagaTGGAATGAGGATAATGGAGTGTAAGGACTTGTGAAAATATAGTTTATGCAGCAAATTCTGCTTGGCTTTGATAAATTtgcttttgaacttttgaaacatTATCAGTTTTTATAAGCTTTTACAGGTCCACAGGATTATAGCATAATTTTTATATGAACACTGAAGTCTCACATTTATTAAAATTTATAAAGATAAAGGAAGTCCAAATACTTATGgtgaaattattttttatttagagctacagtgtggaacaggccctgccAGCAGAATGAGccataccacccagcaacccacttatctaaccctagcctaatcacaggacaatttacaatgacctattaatctACTtgctagtacatctttggattgagaggggaaactggagcaccatgaGAAAACCCATGCcgatacagggagaatgtacaaactcgttATTGATAGCACTGGATTTGAACTCTGTGCTCCTATGCTCTGAGCTGgagtagtgtcacactaaccccTACGCTATCGTGGCACCCTAGTCCTCACCGGTTGTGTGAAGTAGGGTTATAACAAATTGGTTGCCCACTTCACAGTGCGTCAAATTTCTTTTGACATTATGCCTCTGTGCCCCCATTGTATCCACCATTGTACCGTAGGATGCCCAAGAAATGATATTTCAAATTCACACTATGGAGCAACAACaccatttgtttttaattttataagtTACTCCATTATTGATCTTGCTGCAAACAAATCTTGGTGCACCTTTAAGTAGGCCAAGGGCCCCAAAGGCTGAGGGCCTTTGGCCTATTTAACCTATAAACCTGAAAATGAATATGTGAAAGACCAAAGGACTGAACCATGTTCAGATTCCTGTTAAAGAGACTATTGAGAATCAAAACTGGATGAGATTGAACTTGGGCCATAAAACAATCTTCAAAAGAAGGCCTTCAGAATTTATATGTTCTAGGCACGATATCATTAATACTTTACAAGGTCGACGGATCAAATGAGCCCCATAAAACCTCTATGTTAATGCATAACTTCAAACTATAAATGTAAAATGTTTCCATCCGTGTCCATCATCCCTCTTATTGAGTCAATCTTAAATCCATTACAGGCATGTGTAGTGGAGCCAAACTGGGTTTCATTAGCAAACAGAGAAAATATGGACCAggtttttaaaatgttgaaagggGCAATGCAGATTGAACAATCATATTATTTGGACCGTGAATGTGGAACCGGAGCACATGAGGATAAAATGTACAAGTTTTTAAAAAGGTCCAGATGAGAAGAGCCTACAAGGAGTCTGGTGGTGGAGAGAACTGACATAGTCAGCCTCTGATTCGGTTAGGTGTCTTGGATTTAAATATTTCACAGCATATGGGAGAATGTCTGGGGCTTGCATCTATGAGTCACTGATCATCAGCAGTTCCACAGAACAGCCGGCCAAAACCTCCCACAgaacttttaaaaaattattttggcTACTACTTTAATGTTATATTATGTTCCAAAAGTAACTTTTTCCACAGTCTTGCTTATTTCTATCTCTGAGATCACTTTCATTCCTCAAAGGTACAATGTACTATAATGCAAACTAGGTTGAACCAATTACTGGCTCTGGTCGTCATGTAATAGGAAGGTGTGACTGGACaggagagggtgctgaagagattcaccagaatgtttgAAGCCAAAGTGCACATGACAACAACCAAGCAAATTCAAAAACCAACTTACAGCAGCAAAGTAGACAATTTAGAGTTGGCTGATGTTTACtgggatcataaacacaagaaattctgcagatgttcgaaatccaaagcaacaccccaCAAAATGTTGGGGGAGCTCAGCCAGTCAGGCGGCGTCTATGGAATTGactgaacagtcgacattttgtgccgagacccttgTTTGGAACagaagaattttgtgtgtgtttgctggGATGGAATGTTTCAGTAATGTGGAAAAACCAGATGGGCTGGGTTTATATTCCTTGGAGGAGGCTGGGAGGGGTGTGACTGGATACAAGAATACAGATTATTGAtaaaaggaaacattttctcaCAACAGAAGGATAAGGGGTTGAACAATTAGAGGACGTATGGAAGATTCTTTTTCACATAACAGATGGTTGGAATCTGAAATGCACCGCCTGAGGGAACGATGGAGGCAAACACTCTTGTATTACATTTAAGAAATATCAAGATGATCATCTGTATCAGCACAGCACTGGAGGTTACAGACTAAGTGctggttcaagttcaattgtcgttcaaccatacatgaatacatccAAAGGAAACAAGTATTCCtctggggctaaggtgcaaaatGTAGTACAaaaagtcacacacagcacaaatcaCACATCGCACATGTAAGACAGCAGTAAACATACAAAGCAGTAAAAAATGGCTTGGTGGGGATAGGTTCTTGAAGGTCGGTTTGGACACAGTCAACCAAAAGACCCAATTCTGTGCTGCAGGGCTCTTCGATGTTCAATTTTATTTGGAGGGCAATataggagggaatggttagattgatctcagagcaggttaaaagattggcataaCATTATGGGGCAaaggatctgtactgtgctgtaatattctatattCCGTTTTATTAGTAACATTGCTCACTGCTACCCAAGCCTGACGATCTAGAATTCCTTCTATGAACCTCtcagtctcaatatctctctttcCTCCTTTTAGACTTTGCTTAAAACCCACCTCTTTGACCAGGCTTTTAGTTTTCTACCCTACTAATTCACTTGTGGCACATTGTAAGTGCAAGTTGGTGCGCTTTGCAAATCAAATACAATGCAAATTGAAATTCAGGGGGAATATCCCACAGTGGTGATATATCCAGAGGGCAACTAAGTACCAAACGCTTTCATACTCACCGGCCTCCTCCTGATTTAAGTTCAGTAGATGTGGCAAAACTGGTTGGAGAAAGCGACAACCTGGGGATTTAATCTTAAAGTTATCGGCAGATTCATAATTTGAATTCAATGCAAACCAGGCAAGAAGCCCGTCATCATCTGCTGAATCTTTGCTCTCCAAACATTTCATTTGTGACCCTCCAGTTCTGTTCTGCTGCTCTACTCCGAGAAAAACAGAAGTGACTTCTGGTTTGGCCAAGACCTGCTCAACATCTTCATAGTTCAACCTGCAGAGTTGAATGTCAGGCTTTCTGGACTCGTTATATTTTGGTGAAATAACCAATGGATTTAAGTTGGAAAATAAGATGTAGACAGTGGCTGGGTGAATCTGTTTGGCTTTTAGCCAATCGGAATCACTTCTTTTTTCACTTAGTTTATTCAGCAGCGTTCTGCCGAAATAGTTTTCATTCTCTTCCTGCAGCCCATCAGGCCTTGTTCCAGTTCCTGCAGCATGTGTAGGATTTGCCAATAAATCAGCAATAGTTCTGTAGCCCCAGAATTTAGCAATGTCCTGTGCAGTTTGTCCTGATTTATTTGAAAGAGATTGATTACAgctgggggggaaaaaaaagcacaaaattaAATTCAGATAACGTCTAACAGTCAAGTCATGTAAAGtaaaatttacttatttatttagagatacagtgtggagcaggCCCTTGCGGCCTAACGAGCCAAATCGCCCAGCAACCaacctatttaactctagcctaatcacaggacaattcacaataaccaattaacctaacctactaacccatacgtctttggactgaggcatgaaactggagcacctggaagaaactcacgcagtcacagagagaacgtgccGGATAAACTCCTTATGGAGGGCAGCAAGCTCCACtgccccgagctgcaatagcatagcgctaaccactacgctactgtggcgctcttttatttagagatgcagcacggtaacaggtccttccagcccggTAAGAACGCGCTgtccaatcacacccatgtgTCCAGTTAAACTAATAACCTGCAcacctttggaacatgggaggaaaccagatcacccagaggaaacccacacgatcatggacagaatgtagaaactccttatttTTCTTGTCAATAGATTACTTTGTGATTGACAAAAGGAGAAATATTGTTACTAAGAAAGGCTTAAATATTTTAAGCTTGGTTCCATGAAAGTCAGAAATAACaggataaataaatcaattaatcTAACAACGATAGCTATTTAATCATGAAGTGATTCTAGATTCCCCAGTGGCTAACTGAACAGCAGCTCAACACCACCAAAAATAAAAGCTCCCAGCTTTCATTCTTGAATTAATTTGCCTCTGCTATAACAGCACCAGGAGTGTTCAAACTGGCACCAATACACAAGGATTTATCAGCAGCAAATTGCCTAAAATTTCCAGAGTTCAATACCTGTCACGTAGATGGTTCAATCCATGGACTTGGCTAAAGGCAACTCAATATCACTGAAGTCTTGACTGAGTAGATGTAGAATGAATGTTTCCTCTGATCTAGAGTTAATACCGGAGTCAATTTTACAAAATAAGAGGGCCAGTTATTGGGACTGAGAAAAAATTTCTACATCAAGCtccagtgaatctttggaattcttaatCCAACTGGGCTGTGGAGGATACTTTGCTGAGGATAcgttccatcagggaggaggtacaggagcccgaaggcacacactcaatgattcgggAAGAGCTTcttttcccctctgtcatcagatttctgaatggaccttgagcccatgaacactacctcactattcattttcacacacaacagtaagTAGTAGTCTGTGTGTACGCGTGCactttttactgtaatttacagtttctattatgtattacaatgtactgctgccacataaaacaacaaactttaaagacacatgccagtgatattaaatccgattctgataTATATGGCACAGACTAGTAGATTTTTGGATATTTAGGGAATCAAAGGATTGGTACAGAGATCAGTGCTAAGGTAAAACATTAACCTGACTCTTATTGACGGAACAGCAGAAGTGGACGAATTGCATTCAGAgacttctgggggtggggggggtggtgcagtggatgaATACTTATTGGCATTGTAACAGGATTACAATCATTTGCAAAACTTACCCCTTTTCAAGTAGCAGGCGGGCCACCTCAAAATGTCCATTCCTGCTGGCATACATCAAAGCAGTCCAGCCCTTCTCATCCACTTCATCAACAAGAGACGTAGAGTAAGTTAGCATAGTGGATAATTTTGCTGCATCTCCTTTAGCAGCAGTCTCATGGAACCGGGCAACCATTTCTTTCTTTAGAGTGTTTCCAGAATTCGCCATCCTTACGTTTTCTGAACTggaaacaatgtgaaaattagaTTCAATGTGGATTATGGTGCACATGAGGAATTAAtgttagtcagttccatcatgagcactagactccatagtatccaggacagttTCAAAGATCCATGCCTCAAAAAGGATCCCTAGTGCTCAGGTGAtgctttgttctcattgttaccatcaggaaggaagtacagaagcgtGAAGGGAcagactcaatgattcaggaacagcttcttccacactgtcatctgatttctgaatgggcattgaatccatgaacactaccttagtacttttttatttctatttttgcattacttatttaactatttaatactgtacatacttactgtaattcagttttttctctaatTATTatacattgcactgctgccaaagACAACAAGTTCCATGacatgccagcgatattaaacccgattctgatttgatTAATATACTGTACAATTGCAGCTTTTGTTTCAGTAACTGTCCTCAATGGGTGCTCTCCATATGAGACAGtttaaacagtttttaaattttaaaaaatataagatGATTTTTACAATTTATATCTGTAACTTGTCAGTGTCTACATCAAAGGCTTTATTAAAATACTTACAGGGCTCAAtataaacatttaaatatttaaagttaGATATCTGGATGAAGTGCTTATGCTCTTAAATCCTTCCAGTAAGGCAATATTTTTCCCCTCACAATTCTTTGACTGAAAATATTGATCACAATTTAGTCTCCTCCATTTAGTAGATTCCAAAGAGTGTGATTCATTGCTGAATGTCTCCATCCTGATTGCAAGTGCAC harbors:
- the nudt12 gene encoding peroxisomal NADH pyrophosphatase NUDT12 isoform X2, with amino-acid sequence MANSGNTLKKEMVARFHETAAKGDAAKLSTMLTYSTSLVDEVDEKGWTALMYASRNGHFEVARLLLEKGCNQSLSNKSGQTAQDIAKFWGYRTIADLLANPTHAAGTGTRPDGLQEENENYFGRTLLNKLSEKRSDSDWLKAKQIHPATVYILFSNLNPLVISPKYNESRKPDIQLCRLNYEDVEQVLAKPEVTSVFLGVEQQNRTGGSQMKCLESKDSADDDGLLAWFALNSNYESADNFKIKSPGCRFLQPVLPHLLNLNQEEAGVVAQARSVLDWHNRYRFCPTCGSDTKVTEGGYKRVCLKENCPSLQGIQNTSYPRVDPVVIMLVIHPDGNNCLLGRQRRYPPGMFSCLAGFIEPGETIEDAVRREVAEETTVNVGHVQYVSSQPWPLPSSLMIGCLANALSTEIIVDKAEIVDARWFSRQQIIEIMTEQDHPMSIPPQQTIANQLIKQWLKKNANL
- the nudt12 gene encoding peroxisomal NADH pyrophosphatase NUDT12 isoform X1, whose product is MVGTAIAGTANATTKEAVGDRWCSENVRMANSGNTLKKEMVARFHETAAKGDAAKLSTMLTYSTSLVDEVDEKGWTALMYASRNGHFEVARLLLEKGCNQSLSNKSGQTAQDIAKFWGYRTIADLLANPTHAAGTGTRPDGLQEENENYFGRTLLNKLSEKRSDSDWLKAKQIHPATVYILFSNLNPLVISPKYNESRKPDIQLCRLNYEDVEQVLAKPEVTSVFLGVEQQNRTGGSQMKCLESKDSADDDGLLAWFALNSNYESADNFKIKSPGCRFLQPVLPHLLNLNQEEAGVVAQARSVLDWHNRYRFCPTCGSDTKVTEGGYKRVCLKENCPSLQGIQNTSYPRVDPVVIMLVIHPDGNNCLLGRQRRYPPGMFSCLAGFIEPGETIEDAVRREVAEETTVNVGHVQYVSSQPWPLPSSLMIGCLANALSTEIIVDKAEIVDARWFSRQQIIEIMTEQDHPMSIPPQQTIANQLIKQWLKKNANL